One stretch of Plasmodium vivax chromosome 8, whole genome shotgun sequence DNA includes these proteins:
- a CDS encoding hypothetical protein, conserved (encoded by transcript PVX_094600A), whose product MDRGRTNGRRNNDVMNALREGNIKNENVDENQFWTNIDNQYFSNFDKRLISAFEDHIKCTDYICNKIKNKKINKKIFQNINCYSSSVKIKLNPNERNNETSNITDYISENKNLIFKNEQDEKGNENDQAVIPFVDIVNEIKKEENLFTFTPKNYEQDVDKKITNHENAQSGEERKSIIEFMPFARNEFLLNTLHHQNLRNGHPGGFPFSMGRNFSHIQPSNLKENNFFMRGFPLPGPPNLLANGPMFDIQENFRNGHPHNVDPLGYIVSSPLGGTHHVSVRNANTPFVNIIDSSGSHGVNNNGSSGHMFSYAQFKSTPREPGVVPEFKKMGKGISEVNANASAGSSPNSAAPVTNVVSAINDWKVSKLAEDANNGAKNKAPLNETNACVSAAIGSANASLLPNGRNDSNNLMSKKLSGANKAGFPNGSAPHPFNAGNSNTGSNSEVADHLKGCTLSTPSMANHLGENIPGANFDPTKTRGNSGMNNFQNFEAFPNNYPFFNNCFGNNNLLLMNSQFDNKMSEEMNMFPCALSDVTRGMFNPANKGAGLSGPPEDSYSGGKNGAKAATNLSSNNRGNVEKSGARNLPNFGNTQNNKSIINLEHLHMNSNLNHAIDEEHSSMFFDKQGGNKFPTQNYPLSNNQLSLSHGIGSYKNDMLYGKQFMPPPHTPMYGKGFYHQADLINYENVMMLQRGEDNMGDPFDQSFKSKNLKVPSKKGSETKLKKNIENDEHSKSQMEKWTTPSRTSRTGKQDSNFFNPFLNKKYDGVGKLPYIQNKPVPNGLHISIYIPKNYNFSEKSNADDENERDAEKSNGGEKAFVKRNSGAHGNTGKEEQPLKEEEDLHEKEALAKLLTEITFGDRRNILNPKMSVQDKEKCYNSILDELKNYASLPIILGNILPYWERQKNKNLLYKVKNLKLTNAKSKYIHIKNVNKKIACRRIRKRKKRLSVRNDLSEKLKKKKKKKKKKHITDGAPLTMDPKEEANDPNKIEHDGVNKSLDNLAKEKYKFDNNTNSLELTDAESKKVHNEHKDDESANNVDSSEAKEECSKSEQAQMDHSGSDVREEEQQPQQQEENADAAAQWEPLPAEKVEKLDATGERKQSYEQNEGVGKANRLRSADEEKHSLAISCQMQESLKICPPSNVSEDKESQVQPPIDDGTPCAVGKLVDPGATNQEDLPPSSTNRGNSNNSKGAQKKKKHQSVYREHRRKSLYRKKLLLKKQKKYYKFQFLRKFKFSIPNKATVPFNSSIFSLQRNQYKSNIYFEFILTNINLDKYRKNILNVNYNNSNSVTKKAARAYCINFNKLKNRKKKLVKRSTSGGGEMKPRISSSASGLKKNFKNDQEGAARCISSDNNTPLGEQPKGGSPEFAEGASSGGAIVSQTNEKSVKIASHSNDANIASHANDANITSHSNDANIASHSNDAKIASRSNDARNMKNINKEICVLFSRYVHNIKEQRKILTKLLDSIKNEKKKPYKYWYSIEDKMINFYINEYLKNKLNTKHTYTLSKQIVDLLKLRILISNSSQLPNSWTEKALCNICSLGEDWEDNPIVFCDCCYTPMHSFCTGSRNIKNYNIVRRSSQNSDKNESEGPSGKPHEPVWAPNSTSKKNEPKKVNLNIMKSLLSDCYVNFNSPLSIFTASTCGEVGAAGRNDEAEGEDGKNGVSHDAEMKAPSGSNLHGSGLKVEAASQASNEVNNEGDNPNGGANKNSSPTSAGEGTTNVKIEKVDSLKKEEKDEAPVLKDLLGGSTQNEPQNQQSGVLERGGTATPTPPYLVNSTNIATPSASGENNANQEGAKNPEDEQWICPLCSYLRNQILFIEDSTAFKIIRNLSGPRKKKEIEYLSRSCDELGNSSLDIKNELKEYTPPEEITINRNHPTSAIYKHKSILLLFNIDRDVSLYKERYNVDIKDSHDFFEKVILKNTHLYKYKIFFNCIIVSKAVPQGGGREEGNRSSTSSSSSHLVGYGQAMHTPQVSALNPEHLKMFRQEPFLINENLEESDADDSKENEKEKDKEEKGDRRKRDRNSHHSKISKRELKRRNRLRAKKGNANKKSSNPNDANANVVVRKRGRPLGSTKLNKIKMLSMNKSNSKNEDNHVEGTCNNLSHNSGHLSTPSANLNVYPFHHSSHVKSETDCDISQYAHQNSSQGKSQAEFHQREDSNDGDIKMSLKEKTLIAQKYFSEKSEDLSHFINRNFPFYENDSDENNLLLKYNHSKNFSFVFKIPTCCICEFDSFYLGGGPIKRTKKKNEWCHIRCALISNCVINDKIEISSRDKTKYKCSLCLRTNSTGIIKCNIADCCKYYHISCATSSNKYLIELNESNKLVLFCSNHSQRKAPTEILRKYQILREKEFNKNKMEDKVNISKVFDAYILQSYLKISDMKLFNLLSLSSLSIFEKFVYFNYDKYSQNLQTNIGVIDDFNDLYQAFDQHLSRERNDVASAGSDSGRARRRPSATATATCLPDADEEQGKMFLELEEKNRTKNTAIDLFDLETINKISTTKCNNIISISSFKNIYNENMLDEDSLLKLLTHDFLYMQKDLQELNSVILSDKYKKLKNFENILLLYPHFNDFQLRRLSELILEKYHINIASYQDDDSFFSFFLHFLSLLNNKNLMLCSVCLSKSSYPQRGRDEKKPGGRGDASALEGGNSNLPGSGGPVSGNSSHDNSNYTCGSNLREHLENKKERRLGSLSVLKKCSLCNVFICYFCCHRMNIDIIKNYLNEGVKYKPPSHSVVKTSERVRNPTRSNKVGRPSKNKHKAQADATTNCNDGVAAADANSESKVGESAVVAGTDKVTVDPSEGPQSGEKQNGSRNGSIDAGAVSAEVVTADAADVADAADVADAADTAHAANTAHTANTAHTANTAHTANPANPADAAAPASAHGEEAAQAGDEPRERRNSKDSKAPDQRLLSKVEQAKEHTHDGGKRNDSDAEFVCPRCQYFQVKKKIGFCTYCPRLDGFLNCFEDKAKKELLFVHPKCLEYVNTAYCKKNMNETKPGAIKKVCSYCRIKHGIVITCSNTDCDVSFHISCGILLGCKMDNFFGRVDIYNPKKAYCFKHTFQSCKKNTLVNFINTNKLFFFENFLDYPFNHLYNFIMGTYIFKQLNKNCVSHLMKPIKIEENPCLNTIFERTQLNVLRKATHLLSNDVKRSHKKKTGLGHDLDEEHIAAGIFHNEDNTGGSHENNSETFFHKDLKFLIEHHSRTPSHAQKNMQGEDARLGANHISDLIMGRKGATDGSNLAQDKRNALQGESDGGKNPFALSSISGKFKNDHPSFVDDNVTESAVSVLSENETEELRSFQNVSFFNSRACSQINSIVSNSFINQMRKFPPNQNMMMMPYYNGANVIPNNTYPFFDAKCEDMKNAAQLAHLGIGSSARSNPQVFPGKSDKYSQLERKRKKYLLHPNEEVAKKNLLNDASPLSVNLDVNSKADGRKRRKYRKNKNGNNEDNFERPNVSSMLSAPGELINPTQISSSRAQNPNAAAQFDVNMNTTTYHLNELIVSKDKHSAEKAKGAKNEMVKMNQNEIKEEKPQRQNEELIKEEQIYCPVCKCFYEELSDGSPADGLNWIGCDKCEKWYHWICCKYSIDNPPDMENDWYCSTCLNS is encoded by the coding sequence ATGGATAGGGGAAGAACTAATGGAAGGAGAAACAACGACGTGATGAACGCCCTGAGGGagggaaacataaaaaacgaaaatgtaGACGAAAATCAATTCTGGACCAACATCGACAATCAGTACTTCTCCAATTTTGACAAGAGATTAATTTCTGCCTTTGAAGACCACATCAAATGCACAGATTATATttgtaacaaaataaaaaataaaaaaattaataaaaaaattttccaaaacaTTAACTGTTACTCCAGTTccgtaaaaataaaattaaatccAAATGAGAGAAATAATGAAACGTCCAACATTACCGATTACATttctgaaaataaaaatttgatttttaaaaatgagcaagATGAAAAGGGGAACGAAAATGACCAAGCGGTCATCCCCTTTGTGGATATTgtgaatgaaataaaaaaggaggaaaacctCTTCACCTTTActccaaaaaattacgaaCAGGAtgtagataaaaaaattaccaatcATGAAAATGCCCAATCAggtgaagaaagaaaaagcatTATCGAATTTATGCCATTCGCGAGAAATGAATTTTTATTGAATACCTTGCATCATCAGAATTTACGGAATGGTCACCCCGGTGGATTCCCCTTCAGTATGGGCAGAAATTTCAGCCACATTCAGCCGAGTAATCTGAAGGAAAACAATTTCTTCATGAGGGGGTTCCCCTTGCCCGGTCCTCCCAACCTCCTTGCAAATGGCCCCATGTTTGACATTCAGGAGAATTTCAGAAATGGCCATCCTCACAATGTGGATCCTCTGGGCTACATcgtttcctcccccttgggAGGAACTCACCATGTGAGCGTAAGGAATGCCAACACCCCCTTTGTGAATATCATCGACAGCAGTGGTAGTCATGGCGTGAACAACAATGGCAGTAGTGGCCACATGTTCAGTTACGCCCAATTTAAAAGTACCCCCAGGGAACCAGGTGTGGTGCCAGAATTTAagaaaatggggaaagggATAAGCGAAGTGAATGCGAATGCGAGTGCTGGCTCGTCTCCAAACAGCGCAGCCCCAGTTACAAATGTCGTGTCGGCAATTAACGATTGGAAGGTTAGCAAACTGGCCGAGGACGCGAATAACGGtgcgaaaaataaagcgcCGCTTAATGAAACGAATGCGTGCGTCAGTGCAGCAATTGGCAGCGCAAATGCGAGTCTCCTCCCGAACGGAAGAAACGACTCCAACAATTTAATGAGTAAGAAATTGAGCGGAGCAAACAAGGCAGGCTTTCCCAACGGTAGTGCTCCTCACCCCTTTAACGCGGGAAATTCCAACACGGGAAGTAACAGCGAAGTGGCTGACCATTTAAAGGGCTGCACCTTATCCACCCCCAGCATGGCGaaccatttgggggaaaatataCCCGGTGCCAATTTTGACCCGACGAAAACACGGGGCAACAGCGGCATGAATAACTTCCAAAACTTTGAGGCCTTCCCCAACAACTACCCTTTCTTTAACAACTGCTTTGGTAACAACAACTTACTGCTGATGAACAGCCAATTCGACAACAAGATGAGTGAAGAAATGAACATGTTCCCCTGCGCTCTTTCGGATGTGACTCGGGGGATGTTTAATCCCGCGAACAAGGGAGCGGGGCTGAGTGGCCCTCCAGAGGACAGCTacagtggggggaagaacgGGGCAAAAGCTGCCACAAATCTGAGCAGCAACAATCGGGGTAACGTCGAAAAATCGGGGGCCAGAAATCTTCCCAATTTTGGAAACAcgcaaaataataaaagcaTAATCAATTTGGAGCATCTCCACATGAACAGCAATTTGAACCATGCCATTGATGAAGAACACTCTTCGATGTTCTTTGACAAGCAGGGAGGCAATAAATTCCCAACGCAGAATTATCCCCTATCGAATAACCAACTCAGTTTAAGCCACGGAATTGGTTcttacaaaaatgatatgctGTATGGAAAGCAGTTTAtgccccccccacacacTCCAATGTATGGTAAAGGGTTCTACCACCAAGCCGATTTGATAAATTACGAAAATGTGATGATGCTACAAAGGGGTGAAGATAACATGGGTGATCCTTTCGACCAATCGTTTAAATCTAAGAATTTGAAGGTTCcctccaaaaagggaagcgaaacaaagttaaaaaaaaatatcgaaaATGATGAACATTCCAAATCGCAGATGGAAAAGTGGACGACTCCCTCTAGAACCAGTAGAACGGGCAAACAGGACTCCAATTTCTTTAACCCCTTTTTGAACAAGAAATATGATGGGGTGGGTAAGCTGCCCTACATTCAGAACAAACCCGTTCCCAATGGACTCCACATCTCGATTTACATCCCCAAGAATTACAACTTTAGTGAAAAAAGCAACGCGGATGATGAGAACGAAAGAGATGCCGAAAAGAGCAACGGTGGGGAAAAAGCCTTTGTCAAGCGAAACAGCGGTGCGCATGGAAACACAGGTAAGGAGGAACAACCGCttaaagaggaagaggacctCCACGAGAAGGAAGCACTAGCCAAATTGCTTACCGAAATTACCTTTGGCGATAGAAGGAACATTCTGAACCCTAAGATGTCCGTGCAAGATAAGGAAAAATGCTACAACAGCATTTTGGACGAACTGAAGAATTATGCCTCCTTGCCAATTATCCTGGGGAATATTTTGCCCTACTGGGaaaggcagaaaaataaaaatttactttataaggtaaaaaatttgaagctGACCAATGCCAAGTCCAAGTACATTCACATCAAAAATGTCAATAAGAAGATAGCATGCAGGAGAAttaggaagaggaaaaaacgcCTATCCGTACGTAATGACCTTAGTgaaaaactgaaaaagaagaaaaagaagaaaaaaaaaaaacacatcaCAGATGGTGCCCCTCTAACGATGGACCCAAAGGAAGAGGCAAATGACCCGAACAAAATTGAACACGATGGTGTGAATAAAAGCCTGGACAACTTggcgaaggaaaaatacaaatttgaCAACAACACCAATAGCTTGGAACTGACCGACGCAGAGTCGAAGAAGGTGCACAACGAACATAAGGATGACGAATCTGCAAATAATGTGGATAGCAGTGAAGCCAAGGAGGAGTGCAGCAAATCGGAACAGGCGCAGATGGACCATTCGGGCAGCGACGtgagggaggaggagcagcagccgcagcagcaggaggagaacGCAGATGCCGCGGCGCAGTGGGAGCCTCTTCCAGccgaaaaagtggaaaaattaGATGCAACGGGTGAGAGAAAGCAGtcatatgaacaaaatgaaggagtGGGAAAAGCGAACCGTTTAAGAAGCGCAGATGAGGAGAAGCACAGCCTTGCGATTAGCTGCCAAATGCAGGAGTCGCTAAAGATTTGCCCCCCTAGCAACGTGAGCGAGGACAAAGAATCGCAGGTGCAGCCGCCCATTGATGATGGAACCCCTTGCGCAGTGGGGAAGCTGGTAGACCCTGGAGCGACTAACCAGGAAGACCTCCCACCGAGTAGTACAAACCGGGGTAACAGTAACAACTCGAAAGGAGcccagaagaaaaaaaaacaccaaagTGTGTATCGAGAACACCGTAGGAAATCCCTctataggaaaaaattacttttaaagaagcaaaaaaagtaCTACAAATTTCAGTTTCTAAGGAAATTCAAATTCTCCATTCCGAATAAAGCCACGGTGCCGTTTAAtagttccattttttcgctGCAAAGAAATCAGTACAAATCTAACATATATTTCGAGttcattttaacaaatataaatttggACAAGTACCGAAAGAACATTTTGAATGTGAATTACAACAACAGCAATTCTGTCACGAAGAAGGCGGCACGTGCGtattgtataaattttaacaaattaaagaatcggaagaagaagctagTGAAGAGGAGTACCTCGGGGGGGGGTGAAATGAAGCCGAGGATTTCTTCCTCCGCCTCTGGGTTGAAGAAGAATTTTAAGAACGACCAGGAGGGAGCTGCACGATGCATCTCCAGTGATAATAACACTCCACTGGGTGAGCAGCCCAAGGGGGGTTCCCCAGAATTTGCAGAGGGGGCGAGCAGTGGAGGCGCAATCGTCAGCCAGACCAATGAGAAGAGCGTAAAAATTGCCAGCCACTCGAACGACGCGAACATTGCCAGCCACGCTAACGACGCGAACATTACCAGCCACTCGAACGACGCGAACATTGCCAGCCACTCAAACGACGCAAAAATTGCCAGCCGCTCGAACGACGCGAGAAACATGAAGAACATCAACAAGGAAATCTGCGTGCTGTTTTCCCGGTACGTGCACAACATAAAGGAGCAGAGGAAAATCCTCACCAAGCTGCTAGACAGCATAAAgaacgaaaagaaaaagcccTACAAATACTGGTACTCCATAGAGGACAAGATGATTAACTTCTACATCAATGAGTATTTGAAGAATAAGTTGAACACCAAACATACGTATACCCTGTCCAAGCAGATTGTAGATTTGCTCAAATTAAGAATTTTAATTAGCAACAGCTCTCAGTTACCAAACAGTTGGACCGAAAAGGCCCTGTGCAACATTTGCAGTTTGGGGGAGGATTGGGAGGATAACCCCATCGTTTTCTGCGACTGTTGTTACACGCCCATGCACTCGTTTTGCACCGGCTCGaggaatattaaaaattataacattgTTAGGAGAAGCTCTCAAAATTCGGACAAGAACGAATCGGAGGGGCCATCCGGCAAGCCGCACGAACCCGTTTGGGCTCCCAACAGCACGAGTAAGAAGAATGAACCGAAGAAGGTGAACCTCAACATAATGAAGTCGCTTCTCTCCGACTGTTACGTAAATTTTAATTCGCCCCTTAGCATTTTCACCGCCTCAACATGTGGCGAAGTTGGGGCAGCCGGTAGAAATGACGAAGCGGAGGGTGAGgatggcaaaaatggggtcAGCCACGATGCTGAGATGAAGGCCCCTTCGGGCAGCAACCTGCACGGGAGCGGACTCAAAGTGGAGGCTGCAAGCCAGGCATCGAACGAAGTAAATAACGAGGGAGATAATCCCAACGGAGGAGCGAATAAAAATTCGAGCCCAACCTCCGCAGGGGAAGGTACCACCAATGTGAAGATCGAAAAAGTGGATTCgctgaaaaaggaagagaaggacGAAGCCCCCGTTTTGAAGGACCTCTTAGGGGGAAGCACCCAAAATGAGCCGCAAAATCAGCAGAGCGGCGTCCTCGAAAGGGGAGGGACAGCCACCCCAACGCCACCCTACCTGGTAAACAGCACGAACATTGCAACCCCAAGTGCAAGTGGCGAAAATAATGCCAACCAAGAAGGTGCGAAAAATCCGGAGGACGAACAGTGGATCTGCCCATTATGCTCCTACTTGAGGAACCAAATTTTGTTCATCGAAGATTCCACcgcttttaaaattattagaaATTTAAGTGGgcctagaaaaaaaaaagaaattgaatACCTATCCCGATCGTGTGACGAACTTGGTAACTCCTCTTTAGATATAAAGAACGAATTGAAGGAATACACCCCCCCGGAGGAAATCACCATAAATAGGAACCACCCCACCAGTGCAATTTATAAACACaaatccattttgcttctgtTCAACATCGATAGGGATGTTTCGCTTTACAAGGAGAGGTACAACGTAGACATTAAAGACTCGCATGACTTTTTCGAGAAagtcattttgaagaacacCCATTTGTATaagtacaaaatatttttcaattgcATTATTGTGAGTAAGGCCGTTCCCCAGGGAGGAGGGAGAGAGGAAGGTAACCGTAGTAGTACTAGTAGCAGTAGTAGTCACCTGGTTGGCTATGGCCAGGCGATGCACACACCCCAGGTGAGCGCACTAAACCCTGAACATCTTAAAATGTTCCGGCAGGAACCCTTCCTCATAAACGAAAATTTGGAAGAAAGTGACGCGGATGATtcaaaggaaaatgaaaaggaaaaggataaggaggaaaagggagaTAGGAGAAAGAGGGATAGAAATTCGCACCATAGTAAAATATCGAAGAGAGAATTAAAGAGGAGAAATAGATTGAGagccaaaaagggaaatgccAACAAGAAGAGTAGCAACCCGAATGATGCTAACGCAAATGTGGTAGTCAGAAAAAGAGGCAGACCCCTGGGAAGCACCaaattgaacaaaattaaaatgctCAGTATGAATAAGAGCAACAGTAAAAATGAGGACAACCATGTGGAAGGCACGTGTAACAATTTGAGCCATAATAGTGGCCACCTCAGTACCCCCAGCGCTAACCTAAACGTGTACCCCTTCCACCATAGTAGTCACGTTAAGAGCGAAACGGACTGTGACATCAGTCAGTATGCCCACCAGAATAGCAGCCAAGGAAAGAGCCAAGCTGAGTTCCACCAACGTGAGGATAGCAACGACGGGGATATCAAAATGAGtctgaaagaaaaaacactCATTGCGCAGAAGTATTTTAGCGAAAAGAGTGAAGATTTGTCCCACTTTATCAACCGAAATTTCCCCTTCTATGAAAACGACTCGGATGAGAATAACCTATTGTTGAAGTACAACCACAGCAAGAACTTCTCcttcgtttttaaaatcccCACCTGCTGCATTTGCGAATTTGATTCCTTCTACTTGGGGGGGGGTCCCATCAAGAGgaccaaaaagaaaaacgagtGGTGCCACATCCGTTGCGCTTTAATAAGTAACTGCGTAATTaatgacaaaattgaaattagCAGTAGGGATAAAACCAAATATAAATGCTCCCTTTGCTTGAGGACCAACAGCACGggaataattaaatgtaacATTGCCGACTGCTGTAAGTACTACCACATATCTTGTGCCACATCTTCCAATAAGTATCTCATCGAGTTGAACGAATCTAACAAGCTAGTTCTGTTTTGCTCCAACCATTCGCAGAGAAAAGCGCCGACCGAAATTTTAAGGAAATATCAAATCCTTCgcgaaaaagaatttaataaaaataaaatggaagatAAAGTAAACATATCCAAAGTGTTTGACGCTTACATTTTGCAATCCTACCTCAAAATAAGTGACATGAAATTGTTCAATTTGTTGTCTTTATCAtctctttccattttcgaaaaattcgtttattttaattatgataaGTATAGCCAGAATTTGCAGACGAACATTGGCGTGATCGACGATTTTAATGATTTGTACCAGGCGTTCGATCAGCACTTGTCCAGGGAGCGCAACGATGTGGCGAGCGCGGGGTCGGACTCGGGCCGGGCGAGAAGGAGGCCCTCCGCAACCGCAACCGCTACCTGCTTGCCCGATGCGGATGAGGAGCAGGGGAAGATGTTCCTGGAGCTGGAGGAGAAGAACCGAACGAAGAACACGGCCATCGACCTATTCGACCTGGAAACgataaacaaaattagcACCACCAAGTGCAACAACATCATAAGCATAAGCAgcttcaaaaatatttataacgAAAACATGCTGGATGAGGATTCCCTCCTGAAATTGCTCACTCACGATTTCCTGTACATGCAAAAGGATCTACAAGAATTGAACAGCGTGATACTGAGCGATAAGTataaaaagctaaaaaattttgaaaatattttattactgTACCCTCATTTTAATGATTTCCAGTTGAGGAGGCTGTCGGAGCTGATCCTGGAGAAGTATCACATTAACATTGCGAGTTACCAAGATGacgattcttttttttcctttttccttcattttctgTCCCtattgaataataaaaatttgatgCTGTGCAGTGTGTGCTTGTCCAAGTCGAGTTACCCACAGAGGGGGAGGGATGAGAAGAAGCCCGGAGGCAGGGGCGACGCGAGCGCgctggaggggggaaatagcAACCTCCCCGGGAGTGGCGGCCCCGTTAGCGGAAACAGCAGCCACGATAACAGCAACTACACCTGCGGGTCCAACCTGAGGGAACATCTGGAGAATAAAAAGGAGCGCAGACTGGGCTCGCTCAGCGTGCTGAAGAAATGCTCCCTCTGCAATGTGTTCATTTGCTACTTCTGCTGCCACAGAATGAACATTGACATTATAAAGAATTACCTCAACGAGGGGGTGAAGTACAAGCCGCCCAGCCACTCAGTTGTGAAAACGAGCGAACGAGTTAGAAACCCCACGCGCTCCAACAAAGTGGGAAGACCAAGCAAAAATAAGCACAAAGCGCAAGCGGATGCCACGACGAATTGTAATGACGGCGTGGCGGCAGCGGATGCGAATAGTGAAAGTAAAGTGGGAGAATCGGCTGTTGTCGCTGGTACGGATAAAGTGACCGTTGACCCGTCGGAGGGGCCCCAGTCTggggagaaacaaaatggaagtagGAATGGTTCCATCGACGCGGGGGCGGTTAGTGCGGAGGTGGTTACCGCTGATGCTGCTGATGTTGCTGATGCTGCTGATGTTGCTGATGCTGCTGATACGGCTCATGCCGCCAACACCGCTcacaccgccaacaccgctcacaccgccaacaccgctcACACCGCCAAccccgctaaccccgctGATGCTGCCGCCCCGGCGAGTGCCCACGGGGAGGAGGCCGCACAAGCGGGGGACGAACCCCGGGAGAGGAGAAACTCAAAAGATAGTAAAGCTCCGGACCAACGTTTATTGTCAAAGGTTGAGCAGGCAAAGGAACACACGCACGATGGAGGCAAAAGGAATGACAGCGATGCGGAGTTTGTATGCCCGAGGTGCCAATATTTtcaagtaaaaaaaaaaataggcttCTGCACGTACTGCCCCAGATTAGATGGATTCCTAAACTGCTTTGAAGATAAGGCCAAAAAGGAGctcctttttgtgcaccCAAAATGTTTAGAATATGTTAATACAGCTTACTGCAAAAAGAACATGAACGAGACCAAACCGGGGGCAATTAAAAAGGTATGCAGTTACTGCAGAATTAAGCATGGGATAGTTATCACGTGCAGCAACACCGACTGTGATGTGTCCTTTCATATTTCCTGTGGAATTCTATTAGGGTGCAAAAtggacaatttttttggtcGAGTTGATATTTACAACCCTAAGAAGGCCTACTGTTTTAAACACACCTTCCAGTCATGTAAGAAGAACACGCTAgtcaattttattaacacaAATAAGCTGTTCTTTTTTGAGAATTTCCTGGACTACCCCTTCAACCACCTGTATAACTTCATAATGGGCACCTACATTTTCAAGCAGCTAAACAAAAACTGCGTTAGCCATTTGATGAAGCCCATCAAGATAGAAGAAAACCCCTGCCTCAATACCATTTTCGAAAGGACGCAACTGAACGTTTTGAGGAAAGCTACCCATCTTTTGTCCAATGACGTTAAAAGAAGCCACAAGAAGAAAACGGGTTTAGGCCACGATCTCGATGAGGAGCACATTGCAGCGGGGATCTTCCACAATGAGGACAACACTGGTGGTTCTCATGAAAATAACAGCGAgacattttttcacaaagATTTGAAGTTCCTAATTGAACACCACTCTAGAACCCCATCCCATGCACAGAAGAACATGCAAGGAGAGGACGCACGACTGGGGGCGAACCACATTTCGGACCTCATCATGGGAAGGAAAGGAGCAACAGATGGTAGTAACTTAGCGCAAGATAAACGCAACGCTCTGCAGGGAGAATCAGATGGTGGAAAAAATCCCTTTGCTCTCTCAAGCATAAGTGGAAAATTCAAAAACGACCACCCCTCCTTTGTTGACGATAACGTAACCGAAAGTGCAGTCTCTGTGTTGTCCGAAAATGAAACAGAAGAACTTCGGTCCTTTCAAaatgtctccttttttaactccaGGGCATGTTCCCAAATTAACAGTATAGTGAGCAATAGCTTTATAAATCAAATGAGGAAGTTCCCTCCCAACCAAAACATGATGATGATGCCCTATTACAATGGTGCTAATGTGATCCCCAATAATACCTACCCCTTTTTCGACGCCAAATGTGAGGACATGAAAAACGCTGCACAGTTGGCCCATCTAGGAATTGGAAGTAGTGCCCGAAGCAACCCTCAGGTGTTTCCGGGCAAAAGTGATAAGTATAGCCAATTAGAacgaaagagaaagaaatatCTGCTGCACCCGAATGAGGAAGTGGCCAAGAAGAATCTTCTGAATGATGCCAGTCCGTTGAGTGTCAACCTGGATGTGAATAGCAAAGCGGatggaaggaaaagaaggaagtatcgaaaaaataaaaacggaaACAATGAGGACAATTTTGAAAGACCAAACGTTAGCAGCATGTTAAGTGCGCCAGGTGAGCTAATAAACCCAACGCAGATAAGCAGCAGCCGTGCGCAAAACCCCAATGCTGCTGCGCAGTTTGATGTTAATATGAATACGACGACATACCATCTGAACGAGCTTATCGTCAGTAAGGATAAACACTCCGCGGAAAAGGCTAAAGGTGCcaaaaacgaaatggtgaaaatgaaccaaaatgaaataaaggaagaaaaaccacagagacaaaatgaagaactgATAAAGGAGGAACAAATTTACTGCCCAGTTTGCAAATGCTTTTATGAAGAACTCAGTGATGGTTCCCCAGCGGACGGACTTAATTGGATTGGATGTgacaaatgtgaaaaatggtACCACTGGATCTGCTGCAAGTATTCCATTGACAATCCCCCCGATATGGAAAATGACTGGTACTGCAGCACCTGCCTGAACAGCTGA